tatatattatatcaagatacataataaaagttatatatctagaaaagtcaaaacaaatagtaatttgggacggagggagtacctggTTGGTTAGTTAGCTAGTTACTGACGCGTTTAGAAAAAACATAAAACAAGAAGGAAAGGTGATGGAAATGGACATGGGACTACAGGTGTGTGTTTGGGCAGAAAATTAGTACAAGAGTTTGACTTTTAGTCTCAATCATTTGTTTGGCATGCGTTGGGATTAAGGGTAAAGTTCAGCAACGAATTCTTATTCAGCTGTTTTGCTGATAGGCTCGCCAGTGGAAAATTGTAATTTAAATCATGATGAACCAGTATTTGGTTGATAGGTTTTTAGCTGTGGGAAATTGCATTGTAACTTAAATTTCTCAACTCCATCCCACTAAAATTCCTATAACTATGAACAAATCAATAGAATTTAAATCTTCCACCTCTAAATTCCCTTTCCCTGCTACTAATAATTCACACCAACACACTTATTGGATTCTTTTCCAGTCTACGAACCTCTTCAACAAGAATGATTCAATGCCTTATTTTCCATGCCTAAGTGTGATTCAATGCCTTATTTTCCATGCCTAAGTGTGTCTATCAGTGATAAGTGGCCATTTAAGCATACAGTACCTGTTAAAGACCATACATTGATCTAGTAGTAGCACTAGTACTAGTTTAGGACACTGGTACTTGAATGCTGAAGCTAATAATAGAGGCCCAAATCATGAAGATCTCATAGACTTTTCTCGAATTCAAAGAACCGAACTGCTGAAAGGACCTAGCCGCACAAGCTAAACAATTAATTTTAAGCCATACGCGAGTACATTGTACTGAATAAAATTGGGCTTTTGATTCAGAAGGACAAAAGTTGACCTTATCTCTAAACCATACCAAGAAGTTGGAGGCCACATCATTTGGTTAGCTGAATGTTTTGTGTTAACCAAGCAGCCAAAAGAGTTTTAGCCCTTTTACATGATATAAAATTATCCTGCTAACCACACTTAGATCAACGTACACACACAAATGCACAGTACTGACGTAGTCACCATCTactgaatatatatatatatatatatatatatatatatatatatatatatatatatatatataccctatatatatatcaaagAAAAGAAGTACATTTCATTTTATCAAAATATGTGCAATCACGTTATTTCTGCTATAATATTTTAAGAAACAGAGGACAAAAACAAGGCTTCCACTGAAGAATCACAAAGAAAACCATAAGCTCTTGTAAAAAGAACACCTTACAGCATTACATGTAGTAGGACAGGTACAACTTGCTGCCTTAATTTCCCTGGTCAAAGCTTTGAACCAATGCAGAGCAAGGTTTCAGTTTCTCCAAACCTTTGGTAACTTCATGTCTTGATACCGAAGTTTGAGCACTTGATTGAGCCTCTTGTGATGTCAATCTCGATCAGGCTGTCCTCCTCGCTGATCTCCGACAAGATGTCGATGAAGTCTCTCTTGTCAAGCACTAAATCAGGAAAGAACTCGGCGAGGAGCTCCTTCTTGTATGCACATTGCTCAGCCTGCCCTGCTCCCACATAGTGCCCATCAACAAGGGAGATCTCAATGAGGCtctcatcgtcatcgtcgatGTCGTCAGAGATTGAGCCCTCCTCACTGCACTCTTCATCGTTTGTCATGGACTCTGAAGAATCTGATAGGCTTCCCATCAAATCCTCTGGTGCATCCTCCGGCACCTCATCTTGTGGCACAATGCTCTTCTCCTGATGCACAGCCTCCTCCATTGAAGGGGGAGCCTTACCTTTGTGGGTGATGGTTGCTTTGAGCAGGTGTCTGAGGTTGGAGAAGAGCAAGGAGATGCAGGTGGAGATGACAAGCACCAGCAATGCGAGCGAGGAAGATGctgagaaggaagaagatgaagaagaagaatacatACTGTAAAGGCTACATGAAATGAGTATGAGTGTGAGTTGTATGGCCATTCGGGAGCTGGGAGGCATCAAGAAATGCTTCACAAGGGCAGGAGCTTTAGTGGCACAAATGATGCAAATGCTAAAGGAGGACGAAGCCATGATGAGGCAGGCATGAAAGAGAAAGCAACCAAAGGTTGTGTGTTTCTCTATCAAATGGATTTTTTTGAATTGGCACAAAGAGGAGAAGCAGAGGAGGGGAGTAGGGGCTCACCAGTAGAATGCGTCTGCAGTGCCATTTTATCTGAAACTGATGGATGGGTGCAAAGGTAACTGCAGCAGTGAATGCATAGAAAAACTGAAACTTTTTGGTGAACTGTTACCAGTGCCCACCACCCCTGTCCTTTGCAGAACTATGTTATGAAGGTAACTGCTGTCTTTGCATCATGGTCAGAGTTGTTTAGTCCTGCATGACAGCAATATTTAAGGCGTGGTCCCTTGCAGTTTGCCTATGGGATGACAACATGCAAGGCAGAGTTTTGGGGCTCTGGTAAGCTTAGGAGTAAGAGGGTCCCATGTGCACTGGGTTAATTACAAGTTTACCACATGGGCCTCACATACTCATCTCTTTCACTCACTGTTCCTGTCACCCTTATCAAAAGCAGGGTTTTACTTTGTTCATGAAAGGTGAAGCTGTAATGAAATTTCTCCCCTTTCCCTGCAGTCTTTCCCCTTGCAATGGGAGGTGCTCCATGTTCATTCATGATTTGCTccatccttctttttctgtgcaaaatatttttcccaaaaatgATGAGCACTATAATTTGTTAATTTCTTACACTTTCATATTTTCATGCTGAGTGATTAACACAAAAGATTTTTGTCGACGGAGTTATATTTCCTTATTTCATGGTATGCTCATGTATAGACAAGAACATGTACATGCGTAGTATCATGCTATTCTCTAACAGTATTGGTCTTTGGGGTAACCAATCGGTGTATAGGATCAAATCTTCACAGAGCCCAATTGTAAACTTCGAATCCTAtgatgacaaaaaaaaagaactctgCCCCTTCTCGAATTTCATGAGCCATTAATACTGGATGAGGCAATGGAACAAGTTTAGTAAATGCATCGATGTACCTGAGTCAAATAGATCTACTTTGGAATGCTCCTTCTCAATCACCTCAATGAAATCTTTAAAATATGAAGTCCCAGAAGTATTATATCTACAGTGTCAGAGCAGGGTAGCAAAGCAGCATATCAGACAAGTATGCAAGTTAAAATAGCCACCAATGGTACAAGCTTTGGATTAAGCATCCGGTAGTTTCCCCATGCCCAGGCTACTCTAAAAGCCTATTTGTTTTCTGATTAGATCTCTAAAAGATGGTGTGTTACCGGGATAGGCGTACAGGTAGGTATAGTATAATAAGGCAAATGACAAATGCCAATCTGTTATTATGCGATTATACATAAAAAGGTAAAATGTAGCCTTTACACACTTTGAACAACATATGCTACTAACTAGTATTTTGTAATGCCTCCAGAATTTTGGTTCTTTTCTGTTCTGCACTACAGAACAGTAGATCTGCTACTAAATATTAATTTCAAAATTTCCTTTATTACATTTGATTTGAGTAGCAGAGGACTAGTAAAATTGAAATGTCAAACAACCTAGAGAAAGTACTGCGTATGACTACAAGTCCACTTATTCGTCTACCAATCAGCTCTTGGCTTCTTGCTCATAAACAGAATGGTGTGATTGACGTATAGAATTGTGGACTGATGTTTGTATTGTTTAATGCTATATCTGCCCAGAAACTAATTGTTCTGCTAACTGTAATGATACATGAGAAGTTTTTTTAGTTCTTTTATGTACCACTGAAAAACTGACAGACGAATATATCTTCTGAATCTCTTATGCACACACATAATATAGACACGGAATTGCAATTAACTGTACATAGTCAGTTAAAACCAACTGTGTTATCACAAATAGCTTTCTATCAACTTGCACCAACTGATTTATTTTCAGCGTTGGTGACAATGGTTAGCTGGGAGCATGATGCATCAAAAGCCAACAACCATGAAAGTAAGGTCACACAAGCTCTCATGATGACTGAACCTTCTGCAGAAAACAAAAAGgcattcttcctcctcctctcactAATGCTTGGCCTTCTGTACAAATAGAAAGGGACATCTCGAAGAGGCACCTATCATTTCGCGGTCCAAGAGCTCGAGCAAAAGGCGCTGAGCCACAAATCTCGATGAATAAGTCAATCATTCCCACAGTGCACAAGCACACTAGGCAAAATCTCACTGTCTAGCTGCTGATCCTATCTTGTTGTTTCCATATCTGTGGGTCCTTCTTTTAGCAATGTGTGGGTCCTGAAATGAATATGCTTTTCAGGTACATTCTTGAAGTGACATCTTAATGTGCTTCTAGACTTGACTCATCTTTGTTTATTAGTGACTTGTTTCATCCTACTAGCTCCATTTATGCTGTATAGTTTTGATTCATCCCTCCTATCTTAGGGACAACCTTTTCTGCACTCAAATCAGATTGTTCATATTCTCACTCAAGCATCATGAGGGTTACTTGACTGATAGTAGAAATGAATGCAAAAGCACTTGTACACCAACTAAACATATCCCTCCAGAGCGACTCTAGATCTGTGGAGCGATGTTATAATGATTAGATTTTAGGCCTCCCTTTTTTGAACAATTGGAAAAAATTCCCTGATTTCTCGCTGTATTTGAAGAAGTCCCTTAGATTAGAAATGGTGGTTTACATTTTAAAGTTTTGAAAATTTGGAATAAACAAAGCTTGAGGAACATCTGGAGGGTGGCAAACTGGGATACCTAAGTATTTTGAACATAGAAGGAGAAAAGCCACTCCGTAGAAATCACAAGAGTATTAGTTTTTCTAACAGGAGAAAGCACAACTTTGTGACCTTTTAGGCCACTGCCACTCCGTAGAAACAGTGTGCTATGAATTTCAGTATTTTGCGGATGGCCTTTTAGAGTTTTAGGCCGACCTGAACAACTTTGTTTCTAAAACTTTTTTCAGTTGAACTCAGCTTGCTTAGCTTAACTTTTTCAGCTGCTCTGAAAATTATTGACCTGATGTCGTTTTGATGCGGAAACAGATTTGGGGTCACATTCCAAAGCTATAGTAGATTAGTACTGCATGCTTTTGCAAAAGAAGTGCACGAGTTCTGATAATTTATTTCATTagctttttttcctttgaaagCTAGTCAGTGTGGTTGCTGGAAGAATAATTAATTCAAGGCAGCTTGTCTTACTTTCATCTTTCCTTTAAAGATGAGACTTTAGCTATAATCAACATCACATGACATAAAAGTGAGCACTTCAATACAAACTATGTATTCATATTTTCATCTAAGAATGAGGGATCATGGCCTAGCTACTTCTGAATTACCTATTATCCAAGAGTAGACACCACAATATTTTGAAAGATCTTATTTATTTTCAGGACTCAGATGTTCAGtaacaaaatatattttttggaaaacggtagtgctccactccagaatTATTAGTGTATTTAAAGTAACATTATTCTAAAACTAATACCTGTGCAATAAAATTATAGAAATTTTATTTTATGAGCAATGAATTCTTTTTAACTTGGGCTAGTTTCTCACTTTTTTTATATACAGCACCACATTGGGCCATGCTAGGGAGCGAGTTTGAATTATAGGGAATAATTGAGAAGCTACACTAACCACTGGCTAGGTAATGATAATCTTCCCTTTCCAAGGACATGAATGATCATGTTTAGTACACAAGTGCCAATTACAAGATGAATATTTTAATGCTTTAAAAGTACACTATATCACGTGCAAATCCCTCACTCTGCAAATTTTCTTCGTCTCATGCATTTGTATACGTGCAATTTATACAGCCTAGAACTAGGtgtaagaaacaaaaaaaaacctcAACTCACTTCTAGGTGTACTAACATGTTGGTACGTATTCATATTACTGATGCGACAATCCCATTCCTTCTACTTAAGCTCCAATTGTGTAGGGGACTACATGTACCTGGGTCTTGTTCTTCGTGAGCTTGCTATTCAAGGTAGCCAGCAACCAAAGCTTAGGTCTCTTATCTTTCTTCTCATAGGCATATACTATATATATGTTCTCAAGAAAGATACATACTGCAAGTGCAAGGGACCAGGCAAGGGCATGGTACTATGAACCTTAAAGAATCTTACCTTTCTGTCATTTGACTGTCGAAATTATGTTCCCAAAGTGAGCCATGTAGTGTTGTGCTTCTATGTCCCCATCCTAAGAGGCAGTGCCTTCTTTTTGTTGAGTTCTTGATGCAATTGCCTAGGTGATTTCTAGCTCTAGTTTACTGAACCAAGTGTTGGTACGGAAACCTATCTAACCACACTTGGTTAATAACAAAAAAAGAGAGTGGATTCGCAAGGGTCTATTGCAGTTACTAACATAGGTCTATGGAGAAGCAATTGGTGGCAACTAATCATGTCCTTGTGGAATTCATGTAACAAATATTACTGTAAGCATTCTCATTAttgaaaaaatattagaaaacaTGTTTTTATGTGAAAGAATATTACCATTTGCCGTTTCGTCTCCTAATATGCAACAGTAGTGTATGTTCAATCGATCAAACAAGAGCAGAGTAGTATGGAGAACCAATAACGTTAGGCGTATCATTTTGTTTGAACCAAAAAACTGCGGGGTCAAATTAAAAAGCTGTGGATATATATTACAGAATGTATGCATTTACAAGCAAATGtaaaagaataaagaaagagCAGAAGGATGAGGATACAAATATACAATTAGGTGTACGATTTgacaactactccctccgttccaaattgcaggttcgttttgacttttctaggttcatacaCATTATTATGAACCTAGACAtacagatgcataataatatctataaatctaaaaatactaaaatgacctataatttgaaacggagggagtaggattTATTTCTCGCCTTTTGTTTGCACAAATCAAACCGATTCCGCAGAACTTCAATTCTAGTTAACCAAAGTATTGCCCTATTGGGCAATTAAAAACGTATCCAATTTTTGCCACCAGACCTATCATGTGTGACGACATTACTAACGCTGCTATTGCGATTGGCTAGAGAGAGAATCCTAGTCAGATGTTTACCGAGCTCATCCGTGATCCATCGAACAGAGGTTTGCACATATATGAGCACCAATATTGGCAATCGTCTTGGTGATCCTTGATGGGCCTGTGTTTGTTTCCCGCCCGGCCAGCAGCAAAACACAGGCCCATTTTAACTTCACGGGAGGAGCCGAAAGCGACTCCGTGGCAGCTTCAGTTTGCCAGCTGGGTGGCTGTGTTTACTGTTGCTCATTGCGATGCTGGCACAAACTGCAAACTGGCGGCTGCAGATCGCTGCTGTGGAACCTAGATCAATGATCGATCAGGTTGCGCGGTAGGCATGTCGGCAGGCTTGCAAAGGTGTGTCGGCAGGCTTGCAAAGGTGACATGACACGGAGCCAACAGCAGAGAGGCTCGTGTATGTCTAAAACAAAAACCATAGAGGATCGGAGGTGAACGGAAACAGAAGTGGATGATTATTACGGTGAAGAATTCATTGTCCTGCCTTGTGAGATCCACTTCTTCCGCTGGGCGTGGCCTTGGCAGTATACCAATTGTGTGcccctttttccctttctttgCATCCATTCGACCGTTTAGAAATAGTTCGTTGGAATTACCAAAGCCGGATTTTGTCGAGGAGTCGAAATTTCTGTAATTTGGTGATTTAGAAGTTAAAAGGAGAAATAGaaagtttgaaataaaaaacaagGGGAGTAAAAGCTATAAGCACCAAGATTTTGTTGAGAGGGTGAACAGAAGAAATAATCCTcttttttcaggaaagaaaaacaagagccagcttttcaaaaaagaaaaacaagattCCCGCCGTGCTGGGCGCAATGCGGCCCGAACTCGGACCCGGCCCATATACgtctcgcctcctcccctccctcctcttctctctctccacgaCAGCGCGCGGTCGGCTCGGCCATCCCCCTCTCTCGACAGACTCGACAGCTCGAGATCCCCGCGCCCTGCCTGCCATGACGGTcggcctcgcgctcctcctcgaccTCACCTCCCGCCTGCCCCGCGCCGgggcatccgccgccgcccactccCACGCGGGGctctctgccgccgccgtcgccgcgaccgccgccgccgccttctcctccaccgGGGTGCCCCTCTCCGCGCGCCACCTCTTTGGGTTCGTCTCACCCTCTCGCCCTCTCGCCCCCTCCTCGGTCTACTCGGTCTACCCGTGCTAGCGCTTCTCGCGCTGCAAGCCTCGGCTTCCCCCGGCGCTTGCTTGGCTTGCCCGCGCCCGGCCACCCGGTGCCGCGGTCGAGGTGTTCGACGCGTTGCGTAGCAGGCTGTGGCTAGGGATTTGGTTCGCGTCTTTGACGTGTAGGCAGCGAGCTAGGTTCCGGTGGTGCGGGGTTTGGTCGCCGCTCGTTAATTGGCCTCTCGGTCTGATCGTGGAAGCATCAGGAAATCAAAAGGATTAGATTTTTCTTAGATAATTAGATCATAATGGGCAGGATGATTAGCAAGGCTGAATTTTGATTACATGCGACACTTATCCTCAGTGGGAAAATATTCTATGTAGTCTGATGATGTCTAGACGTTTAATTGTGCTTACTTGCGCTTAAATTTATTGTCCTGACACTAGTTAATTTGCATTCTTGCTTCAGTTTTCCTGGGATTACTGTTGCTCATTGCGATGCTGGCACAACTGCTGGATGGAACGAAGCTCCTGAACTTATTAACGATCTGAATAACAAGATTCGCGACTCCATCCAACGAGCAAGAACAGACTACTTCCAATACCCAACGAAGGAATACCACTTGGAGCTGAAACCGCTCTTCTCTGCATTTGGGTTGAAGAATTTCACCATCACAACCCTGAGGTCCTTCCTATTGTATTATTTGCCACTCGTGCCTAAACCTCACActgattctgatgatgaggatgacgaTCTGCTTGAAGAGGCTCCCAGAGAGCCTGTGGATCTGGTTACTCCCTTCTACAATTCAGTGAAGCAAATCATGCGTGAGGCAAGTTCTTTTACTTTTCGTATTAACTCATAGACGCATTCTATGAAGTGACACCAGCTCTCTGCGCATATCAGTCTTTAACAAACAGGCTACTTTGCATCTCGAATAGCAAGCACTATTACATCTTAAATAGTGAGTTTCTGCAAAGATTCTATAGTCAAACTGGGTGATCAGACACTCTCATGGTCGAGTGATTGATTAGTTAGTGCGTTCTTCATTACCTTGATATAACTGAGCTTTGGttgttttaattcttttttcttgctaCACTTTGTAAGAACATTATTGTGACGTTAACTTCATCTTGACTGCCTTCAAAATAAGTAATAATCCCATCCTCTGTATATGTCAACTATAGCTTTGTTCCTATAGTAACAAGGCCAAGCAAGTTGGGCTTCCTGGGATTATCATGAAAAACTTAGGTTTGCTTTGTACTAGAAGCCCAAACAATCTACCGCGAGGAGGGAGGTTTATGCACATATAACCTGACGCCTGAGTTGTATTGAAGAAGCTTAAGATTGGCCAAAGGGCCTTTTCGGGTTTTTTCATATATAAAGTATGAAGTTATTTATATACTCTTGTTCTTTTACATTTCAGACTTCTATTGTAACTACCAGACGAGTATTGGAAAGGATTGTAGTTCGTCATGTTTCACAAAGAACAGCATGGAAACTTCTCAAAGGTAATATGCTTCTTTAATTTTCTCAGCTCTTCCAACTTGTCATCTGGTGATGTCTCTTGATATTTCTAAGTACTATACTATGCATCTGGGTATTGTGGGTGCTCTGTTTGACGACACATGCATTGTATTATATTACCATGTGGCAAGCTTTTAACATGTGTTACTCAAGAAATCTGGAACTATGAATCTGTCGAACAACTATATTTATCCCAACAGGTTTGAAGAAAACCATGTGGATCAGATGCACACTTTGTAGTACTTTTTTTTCCAGTTTTTAAGTTCCTTAACCATCTGTCTCTCCGAATTGGTTTTCAACTGGCATGGTTTCTGGTGATGATGTGCTATAGAGGCATCTCATGTCTTAATTGTGTTACTTAATGAACTTAGCTCAATGTGCGAACTTTTCAGCTGAATTGGTTCTTACAAGCTGTGTGATACTGATATTTATAATTTAAATGTCAGAAGACTGCTCCCCTATTTCACATTGTTTGTCTGTAATCATCATGTCCACAGACCAAGGACCTTCGGATTAAAAGAAAATATATGTTTTAATAACCATACATGCCTCTATAAATTTAGGAACCAGATTTTAACCACATTTATATATATCATTGATTGAAGTAGGTGTAGCAAGTGGTTTTTAGGTTTAGATATTTTGACTGGACAGATATTGTGAAACTGgaattattgttacaaatttgAAAATTCCTTCAGTTCTCAGCTAATGTATATCGGTAGAATCTGATGGCTTAGCCAAATACAAGAAGAAATATCATAATCAAGTTTAAAATGAGACACATATGTACGATCCACTAGAAGACGAAATGCAACCCAAGCAACCAAGCTTAGCGAAATTGTCTAACAAACCTACTGTACTATATTTCTGTTAGACTTGCCCGAGCTTGTATTTTTGCAAGCTTACGTGTATCTCCAGATGTACAATATATATGCTAGCTACAATTTGTTTTAATGATCACATGACAAGCTTTCAGATATCATATGATGATGCTAAAATGTATGTCGCAATTTCTCAATACATTAATCTTGCACttcatttgtttatttttatgTATTGTTATCACTTTATTATCAACTACTTTTTCTTGATGCATTTTCATGCAATTGCCTTTCAATAGATGCTTCTAAATCAGCAAAGAGGAAAGCTGCAAGGGGTATGTCGACTCCAGAGTACACATTCTGTGT
This sequence is a window from Setaria italica strain Yugu1 chromosome III, Setaria_italica_v2.0, whole genome shotgun sequence. Protein-coding genes within it:
- the LOC101776862 gene encoding uncharacterized protein LOC101776862, whose translation is MASSSFSICIICATKAPALVKHFLMPPSSRMAIQLTLILISCSLYSMYSSSSSSSFSASSSLALLVLVISTCISLLFSNLRHLLKATITHKGKAPPSMEEAVHQEKSIVPQDEVPEDAPEDLMGSLSDSSESMTNDEECSEEGSISDDIDDDDESLIEISLVDGHYVGAGQAEQCAYKKELLAEFFPDLVLDKRDFIDILSEISEEDSLIEIDITRGSIKCSNFGIKT
- the LOC101777268 gene encoding uncharacterized protein LOC101777268, whose amino-acid sequence is MTVGLALLLDLTSRLPRAGASAAAHSHAGLSAAAVAATAAAAFSSTGVPLSARHLFGFPGITVAHCDAGTTAGWNEAPELINDLNNKIRDSIQRARTDYFQYPTKEYHLELKPLFSAFGLKNFTITTLRSFLLYYLPLVPKPHTDSDDEDDDLLEEAPREPVDLVTPFYNSVKQIMRETSIVTTRRVLERIVVRHVSQRTAWKLLKDASKSAKRKAARGMSTPEYTFCVARTTFRAHALGVSAAWVVQSLIEVYRCFIRKPSEDDELPSNGDEQFDDTDKFRLFGRKIYGITIKSCFSLVLASIGAGIGALLHPVHGQWFGCALGDVAGPVIAIIVFERMQLPL